One Micromonas commoda chromosome 7, complete sequence genomic window carries:
- a CDS encoding predicted protein, translating into MSAMRGASFKDKLAVLEATTPDGSIPNEPGALKPRYDDLKKSLCLDALVAGCPDAFVDFYYLCTSGDGVGDDNLTADEMERALINPDDYEEFEEVPMDKMPFVKDALVAAESALRGDALGGPNDDPAVAVQDAYGALAEYFLGTDDRAKAAYFYDKCVAAAVAARRPELEMAACARVGKTHEAAGNLETAVASFERQLRLADDLSAAAPMDADLKNALGDARGNCVRTYFAIAERSADADDKERSVAYLTSCLRVCVEAAEDAADTSDDAEGGGLDDLEKGTEGKANHRLGLAQLAAGRAEEAARYQERYLELSERDGDDVGVGCALRALGEAHLARGAVDEAVAALERFAAMESTGAGARARAHCSLGRILLKRRDYARSVGHFERFHELARGLGDARLLDVARVNLGVARGVASEGGFIAKVAAAGPASEAAAAHVESLVTWKDSRTPIEGVHS; encoded by the coding sequence ATGTCCGCCATGCGCGGCGCCAGCTTCAAGGATAAGCTCGCCGTGctcgaggcgacgacgccggacggTTCGATCCCGAACGAACCCGGCGCGCTGAAGCCGCGGTACGACGATCTCAAGAAGTCCCTCtgcctcgacgccctcgtcgcgggatgccccgacgccttcgtcgaCTTCTACTACCTCTGCACCAgcggggacggcgtcggggacgataacctcaccgcggacgagatggagcgcgcgctcaTCAACCCGGACGACTACGAGGAGTTCGAGGAGGTGCCCATGGACAAGATGCCCTTCGTCAAGgatgcgctcgtcgccgcggaatCGGCGCTGCGAGGCGACGCGTTGGGCGGTCCGAACGAcgaccccgccgtcgccgtgcaggacgcgtacggcgccctcgccgagtacttcctcggcaccgacgaccgcgccaaggcggcgtaCTTCTACGACaagtgcgtcgccgcggccgtcgccgcgaggcgcccgGAGCTCGAGATGGCCGCGTGCGCTCGCGTGGGAAAAACccacgaggcggcgggcaacctcgagacggcggtggcgtccttCGAACGCCAGCTCCGACTCGCGGACgacctctccgccgccgccccgatgGACGCCGACCTGAAGAACGCGCTGGGGGACGCCAGGGGCAACTGCGTACGGACGTATTTCGCAATCGCCGAGCGATCCGCTGATGCGGATGATAAAGAGCGTAGCGTCGCGTACCTGACCTCGTGCCTCCGCGTCTGCgtcgaggctgccgaggacgcggcggacacctcggacgacgccgagggcggcgggctcgacgacctcgagaaGGGCACGGAGGGTAAGGCGAATCACCGGTTGGGTTTAGCTcaactcgccgccgggagaGCCGAGGAAGCGGCTCGGTATCAGGAACGGTACCTGGAGTTGagcgaacgcgacggggacgacgtggGGGTCGGGTGCGCGCTGAGGGCGCTCGGGgaggcgcacctcgcgcggggtgcggtggacgaggcggtggcggcgctggagaggttcgcggcgatggaatcgacgggcgcgggggctcgcgctcgagcgcacTGCAGCCTCGGTCGGATCTTGCTCAAGCGGCGGGACTACGCGCGATCGGTGGGACACTTCGAGCGGTTtcacgagctcgcgcgggggtTGGGGGACGCCAGGCTGCTCGACGTGGCGCGGGTGAACCTCGGGGTGGCGAGGGGGGTCGCTTCGGAGGGTGGGTTCATCGccaaggtggcggcggcgggtccggcgtcggaagcggcggcggcgcacgtggAGTCGTTGGTGACGTGGAAGGACTCGCGGACGCCCATCGAGGGCGTGCACTCGTAG
- a CDS encoding predicted protein, translating to MASDDWSLTPATLARVAELPTPDVPDPDALGSDALAALERGARLGVDSCGVCGAPETTTGDDDDDAGDAPPSVECARCRAIVYCGEAHMAADARDHARVCDLLAFDADLADVDVPDADARAAAAVKATVAKLKLLGRRTTATLLGPRGYGDEGDDENEAAARAARDEATKPRWRALFKLARTDDAKPKDDDDDADANAKTAATLRRHAELLSAPLSLVAASWLFPVVKYALMLGVGGEGRAEEDETAAADKELTPAVVHVVHGSGGDWCDAAADAMWLVGYGAALEKPGVEVTVVAPDLPEGWHGVKRSVGGDDRGTRSVSFHRGRYDDFAAAAGGTKGDDDASRDSPGPCLVFALDLCEALDECEVSEEDEEGNEGGGGGGGWMRSVRAAGCPVLTANRNQFELAAERERMEDELGYVLVGMARCPFPCPVPRQSPASANEVHRRNEWLAAYVPASLAAHPASDELEPTRGVAPGKRSGGDDESGGEKRARR from the coding sequence atgGCCTCCGACGACTGGTCGCTCacccccgcgacgctcgctcgcgtcgccgagctcccaACCCCCGACGTCCCGgaccccgacgccctcggctccgacgccctcgccgcgctcgaacgcggcgcccgtctcggcgtcgattCCTGCGGCGTCTGCGGCGCCCCCGAAACCacgacgggcgacgacgacgacgatgcgggcgacgcgccgccctccgtgGAGTGCGCTCGATGCAGGGCGATCGTGTACTGCGGCGAGGCGCAcatggcggcggacgcgcgcgatcacGCTCGCGTGTGCGACCTCCTGgccttcgacgccgacctcgccgacgtcgacgtgcccgacgcggacgcgagggcggcggcggcggtcaaggCGACCGTCGCCAAGCTCAAGCTCCTGGGCAGGCGCACCACGGCGACGCTGCTCGGCCCGCGCGgctacggcgacgagggcgacgacgagaacgaggcggccgcccgcgccgccaggGACGAAGCCACCAagccgcgctggcgcgcgcTGTTCAAGCTCGCCAGAACCGACGACGCAAAGCcaaaggacgacgacgacgatgcagATGCAAATGCCAAAACAGCCGCGACGCTTCGCAGGCACGCGGAGCTCCTCTCCGCGCCCctctccctcgtcgccgcgtcgtggctGTTCCCGGTGGTCAAGTACGCGCTCAtgctcggcgtgggcggggaGGGCagagccgaggaggacgaaaccgccgccgccgacaagGAGCTCACGCCCGCCGTCGTtcacgtcgtccacggctcgggcggcgactggtgcgacgccgcggcggacgcgatgtGGCTCGTCgggtacggcgccgcgctcgagaagcccggcgtcgaggtcaccgtcgtcgcgccggaccTCCCGGAGGGGTGGCACGGCGTGAAGCGATCCGTGGGCGGGGACGACCGGGGCACCCGATCGGTATCGTTTCATCGCGGCCGGTACGACGActtcgcggccgccgcggggggaacgaagggcgacgacgacgcgtcacGAGACTCACCCGGGCCGTGCCTGGTGTTCGCGCTCGACCTGTgcgaggcgctggacgagTGCGAGGTttcggaggaggatgaggaggggaacgaaggaggaggaggaggaggaggttggATGCGttccgttcgcgccgcggggtgccCCGTGCTCACCGCCAACAGGAACCAgttcgagctcgccgccgagcgcgagcgcatggaggacgagctcgggtACGTCCTCGTGGGGATGGCTCGGTGCCCGTTCCCGTGCCCGGTGCCGAGGcaatcgccggcgtcggcgaacgaGGTACACCGGCGGAACGAGtggctcgccgcgtacgtgcCCGCATCTCTCGCTGCTCatcccgcgagcgacgagctcgaaccCACACGCGGGGTCGCGCCGGGGAAGCGATCGGGtggggacgacgagtcgGGGGGCGAGAAGAGGGCcaggcggtga
- a CDS encoding predicted protein, with protein sequence MSALSNHTRVTRLYRHSLKTMLSWAVQRDIFYTERDRIRAQFEANAGLNQPGQIAKAIAAGEAKLAEYSHPDPYTVPTAYGGSKYARNPPVPGEMEVVSDFGRESYVVPGKY encoded by the exons ATGTCCGCGCTGTCCAACCACACGCGGGTCACGCGCCTGTACAG GCACTCGCTGAAGACCATGCTCTCATGGGCGGTCCAGAGGGACATCTTCTACACCGAGCGCGACCGCATCCGCGCGCAGTTCGAGGCCAACGCGGGCCTGAACCAGCCCGGGCAGATCGCCAaagccatcgccgcgggcgaggccaAGCTGGCGGAGTACTCGCACCCGGACCCTTACACCGTCCCGACGGCGTACGGGGGCAGCAAGTACGCGAGGAACCCGCCGGTGCCGGGCGAGATGGAGGTGGTGAGCGACTTCGGGAGGGAATCCTACGTCGTGCCGGGGAAGTACTGA
- a CDS encoding predicted protein, whose translation MTTIWHPDLLSRDPIVVKEEPDDDHHQPPAVNVEPPADDNEEDEKTEDLAGKGTTIWRPNLDRLYASVAEMEGSESEEDQKDARKKGVKRKRAPPTKGPCEHGVKWRSNCKVCRACPHGKRRAHCKECSGASFCKHGRRRSRCKECGGSQICVHARERSKCKECGGGSICEHGRQRSQCKECGGGSICEHSRDRSKCKECGGGSICVHARERSYCKECGGGSICEHDRIRSRCKECGGGAICEHGRRRYQCKECGGSGICEHGRRRSKCKECKK comes from the coding sequence atgaCCACCATCTGGCACCCAGACTTGTTGAGCAGGGACCCCATCGTCGTTAAGGaagagcccgacgacgaccaccacCAACCCCCCGCCGTCAACGTCGAACCTCCCGCGGACGACAACGAGGAAGACGAAAAGAcggaggatctcgcgggGAAGGGGACGACGATTTGGCGACCCAACCTCGACCGGCTGTacgccagcgtcgccgagatggagggaTCGGAGAGCGAAGAGGATCAGAAGGATGCGAGGAAGAAGGGCGTgaagcggaagagagcccctcccacgaaggggccatgcgagcacggggtgaagtgGCGGTCGAATTGCAAGGTGTGCAGGgcttgtccgcacgggaagAGGCGCGCTCATTGCAAGGAGTGCAGTGGGGCATCATTCTGCAagcacggccgtcggcgctctaggtgcaaggagtgcggcgggtctcaaatctgcgtgCACGCTCGTgagcgctctaagtgcaaggagtgtggCGGGGGCTCAatatgcgagcacggccgtcagcgctctcagtgcaaggagtgcggcgggggctcaaTATGCGAGCACAGTCGTGATCGCTCTaaatgcaaggagtgcggcgggggctcaatctgcgtgCACGCTCGTGAGCGCTcttactgcaaggagtgcggtgggggctcaataTGTGAGCACGATCGTAttcgctctcggtgcaaggagtgcggcgggggtgcaatctgcgagcacggccgtcggcgctatcagtgcaaggagtgcggtgggtctggaatctgcgagcacggccgtcggcgctctaagtgcaaggagtgcaaGAAATAA
- a CDS encoding hypothetical protein (hypothetical protein), whose translation MAQVPERGVRDVRDSWGVEALFGGFDKPEQVHARLVIPPKVAQSNYGYGGGPNGGINPLELSWDEQRFLAQLASERVMVSDRARAHELSARASSGIRAGGVPSFVDVASPAKPVVARGVAASASAEFARPSSAVAWHERERTAARGASSSSSSPVASSSSPARSSRPRPSTAGPPASSSSRASGGTFGGPIPSASPIRPALKKKPRSSSATARSSSQSPARRSVRWEPEVTESGIVETQSRVVVGNGNDPRVRPTPAGTHASPSVHARRNLKFGGPGGGGGAPGGPRASWPGPRGGGVETLSYAKARILGSERATDDLDDARLSRDEREFLKSMASQRRMVSDRAALAASVAELGLLPRGTAPITTQPGSDVSEPGSSMSARPTGLAAGGPKQVSAVDYLHSGAPVAPVRASWNPDASPSREEAAFDPARSLRESLERTRPRTATGVPGSRRLDENDPDPNNPNNPWVDRNAALRAAVRNRLRPSSARSQVSSLGDLDRLEQTVDALRRSYRRADPPARGRGGGGGGVGGGVGALDDAADAAARKVADREARDWEWQSSWQWEWQQELDVETRGRRAMTPPAPARSPAKVHPSPEKRPAVGTFELQTSSATTTPTKAAATTPTKAAATTPTKAVATTPTKGVAATPVRTPPGARSAAKPPRSPAFVGSPAPTAAARRSPFKEPTAAAPVAVSSPAPAAASPESEPEPKVKFGRRARGDVEASRDPRTVPPSPPMPSPPTLTERSPPTGRPGASSSSYAERREAYRESRAAVAPPAGEVGGDDGGPARPSVPNRFDSDDSDAPYVGEDIETLPDELSSGGEDSDIEVVELVEIDGGAGGGNEEAMWRPASSKYV comes from the exons ATGGCTCAGGTCCCGGAGCGAGGGGTCCGGGACGTCCGCGACTCGTGGGGCGTCGAGGCCCTCTTCGGGGGCTTCGACAAGCCCGAGCAGGTCCACGCGCGGCTCGTCATACCGCCCAAG GTTGCGCAGTCCAACTacggctacggcggcggACCAAACGGCGGAATCAACCCCCTGGAGCTGTCCTGGGACGAGCAGAGGttcctcgcgcagctcgcgagcgagcgcgtgaTGGTCTCcgaccgcgcgagggcgcacgAGCTCTCGGCGCGAGCATCCTCCGGCatccgcgcggggggcgtgcCGAGcttcgtggacgtcgcgtcaccggccaagcccgtcgtcgcccgcggggtcgccgcgtcggcgtccgcggagttCGCGaggccgtcgtccgcggtcgcgtGGCACGAGAGGgagcgaacggcggcgcgcggcgcgtcgtcgtcgtcgtcgtcgcccgtcgcgtcgtcgtcgtcgccggcgagatcgtcgaggccgaggccatcCACCGCCGgccccccggcgtcgtcgtcgagccgcgCTTCCGGCGGAACGTTCGGAGGCCCGAtaccctcggcgtcgcccatcAGGCCCGCGCTCAAGAAGaagccgcggtcgtcgtccgccaccgcgcgctcgtcgtcccagTCACCGGCGAGGCGTTCGGTGCGTTGGGAGCCCGAGGTGACGGAATCGGGCATTGTCGAAACTCAatctcgcgtcgtcgtcgggaacgggaacgacccgcgcgtccgtccgaccccggcgggcactcacgcgtcgccgtccgtccacgcgcgcaGGAACCTCAAGTTCGGcggaccgggcggcggcggcggggcgccggggggaccgcgcgcgtcctggCCCGGGCCcaggggcgggggcgtcgagaCCCTCTCGTACGCGAAAGCTCGCATCCTCGGCTCCGAGAGGGCAACCGACGATCTagacgacgcgcggctctcgagggacgagcgcgagttTCTTAAATCGATGGCGAGCCAGAGGCGGATGGTGAGCGACCGCGCGGcactcgcggcgtccgtcgcggagctcggtcTGCTCCCGCGGGGAACCGCGCCGATAACCACGCAACCGGGCTCGGACGTATCGGAGCCAGGGTCATCGATGAGTGCCCGGCCGACGGGCCTGGCCGCCGGGGGACCGAAACAGGTGAGCGCGGTGGATTACCTGCACtccggcgcgccggtggcgccggtgagGGCGTCGTGGaacccggacgcgtcgccgtcgcgggaggAAGCTGCGTTCGATCCCGCGAGGTCGCTTCGAGAGTCGCTGGagaggacgaggccgcggacggcgacgggcgttCCCGGGTCGAGGCGTCTAGACGAGAACGATCCTGACCCAAACAATCCCAACAACCCGTGGGTCGACAGGAACGCCGcgttgcgcgcggcggtgcggaaCCGACTGCGCCCGTCCAGCGCGAGGTCGCAGGTGTCGTCGCTGGGCGACCTGGACCGGTTGGAACAGACGGTTGACGCGCTTCGGCGGAGTTATCGCAGGGCGGATCCCCCGGCGAggggcaggggcggcggcggcgggggggttgggggcggggtcggggcgctcgacgacgcggcggacgccgccgcgaggaaggtcGCGGatcgggaggcgcgggactGGGAGTGGCAGTCGTCGTGGCAGTGGGAGTGGCAGCAGGAGCTGGACGTGGagacgcggggacgacgcgcgatgacgccgccagccccggcgcggtcgccggcgaaGGTCCATCCGAGCCCGGAGAAGAGACCGGCGGTTGGGACGTTCGAGCTTCaaacctcctcggcgacgaccacgCCCACAAAGGCGGCTGCGACCACGCCCACAAAGGCGGCTGCGACCACGCCCACAAAGGCGGTTGCGACAACGCCCACAAAGGGTGTCGCTgcgacgccggtgaggaccccgccgggggcgaggtCAGCGGCGAaaccgccgaggtcgccggcgttcgtcgggtcccccgcgccgaccgccgccgcgaggaggagcccgtTCAAGGagcccacggcggcggcgcccgtggcggtgtcgtcgccggcgcccgcggcggcgtcgcccgagtCCGAGCCAGAGCCGAAGGTTAAGTTtggccgccgagcccgaggcgacgtcgaggcgtcgAGGGATCCGCGCACcgtgccgccgtcgccgccgatgccgtcgccgccgacgctgacggaacggtccccgccgacgggcagacccggcgcgtcgtcgtcgtcgtacgccGAGAGGAGAGAGGCGTACAGGGAGTCGagggccgccgtcgcgccgcccgcgggggaggtcggcggcgacgacggaggaccGGCTCGTCCATCGGTCCCGAACAGGTTTGATTCGGACGATTCGGACGCTCCgtacgtcggcgaggacatCGAGACGCTGCCGGACGAACTGTCGTCGGGCGGGGAGGACTCGGACATCGAGGTTGTCGAGCTGGTGGAGAtcgacggcggggcggggggcgggaacGAGGAGGCGATGTGGAGACCGGCGAGCTCAAAGTATGTCTGA